One window from the genome of Pempheris klunzingeri isolate RE-2024b chromosome 7, fPemKlu1.hap1, whole genome shotgun sequence encodes:
- the LOC139203811 gene encoding bifunctional methylenetetrahydrofolate dehydrogenase/cyclohydrolase, mitochondrial-like, producing the protein MAAIRTLRKLCQHSQHQVCKLHTSAPRQEAVVISGRKLARQIREEARADVEKWLLAGHRRPHLSVVLVGDNPASHSYVLNKTRAAADVGISSETILKHSDISEEELLDLIYKLNTDHRVDGLLVQLPLPDHIDERAICNAVSPAKDVDGFHVVNVGRMCLDQSSMLPATPWGVWEIIKRTGIPTIGKNVVVAGRSKNVGMPVAMLLHTDGRHERPGGDATVTISHRYTPKEQLRQHTQIADIIVAAAGIPNLITADMIKEGAAVIDVGINRVQDPVTGKSRLVGDVDFEGVRQKAGFITPVPGGVGPMTVAMLMKNTIKAAKNILLYPQERVRMAAAS; encoded by the exons ATGGCAGCGATCAGGACTCTCAGGAAACTGTGCCAACACTCCCAGCATCAAGTCTGTAAACTACACACGTCCGCCCCGAG ACAGGAGGCGGTGGTCATCTCAGGAAGGAAACTAGCACGGCAGATTCGGGAGGAGGCCCGGGCCGATGTGGAGAAATGGCTTTTGGCCGGTCACAGGAGGCCTCATCTGAGCGTGGTTCTGGTAGGAGACAACCCGGCCAGTCACTCCTACGTCCTGAATAAGACACGAGCTGCAGCTGATGTCG GAATCTCTAGTGAGACCATTCTCAAGCATTCAGACATCAGTGAAGAGGAGTTATTGGACCTGATCTACAAACTCAACACAGACCATCGTGTGGACGGCCTGCTGGTCCAGCTGCCTTTGCCAG ACCACATTGATGAGCGCGCAATCTGTAACGCGGTTTCCCCCGCCAAGGACGTGGACGGCTTCCACGTGGTTAATGTGGGTCGCATGTGCCTGGATCAGTCCAGCATGCTTCCCGCCACTCCCTGGGGAGTCTGGGAAATAATTAAACGCACAG GTATTCCTACTATTGGGAAGAATGTGGTGGTTGCAGGACGCTCTAAGAATGTGGGCATGCCCGTCGCCATGTTACTGCATACAGACGGCCGTCACGAGAGGCCCGGAG gtgaTGCCACGGTCACCATTTCTCACCGTTACACTCCAAAGGAGCAACTACGTCAACACACTCAAATTGCTGATATCattgtggctgctgcag GGATTCCAAACCTCATTACTGCCGACATGATTAAGGAGGGAGCGGCTGTGATTGACGTTGGAATAAACAGAGTGCAGGACCCAGTGACTGGAAAGAGCAGACTGGTTGGAGATGTGGATTTTGAAG gtgtgagACAGAAGGCGGGCTTCATCACCCCTGTGCCTGGAGGTGTGGGACCCATGACTGTGGCGATGCTTATGAAGAACACTATCAAAGCAGCCAAGAACATTCTGCTGTATCCCCAAGAGAGGGTCCGCATGGCGGCTGCGTCCTAA
- the LOC139203332 gene encoding ADP-ribosylation factor-like protein 6-interacting protein 4 has protein sequence MDRSRSPDRAGREKKHEKRKKRRRSSSSSSSSSSSSSSSSRNRSRSAKKGSHKSQDVKTQRKKRRRSSSSSSSSSSSSSSSSSSSSSSDEKKKRRKSKAKKKKAKKKDVKLKKQKKKERKKNKKEKLKKKKEKKKKAEVVLPGPPAEKPPSYLEVWQSDEGAVELGPVMTDEQKARLSTKRPLTKEEYEARQSVIRRVVDPETGRTRLVRGEGEIIEEIVSREKHKETNKQATKGDGAAFQKKLGFNR, from the exons ATGGATCGCAGCAGATCACCTGACcgagcaggcagagagaaaaaacatgagaagaggaagaaacgGAGAagatcctcttcttcttcttcttcttcatcgtCGTCGTCCTCATCCAGCAGCAGGAATCGCAGCAGATCGGCAAAGAAAGGATCACACAAGAGTCAAG ATgtgaagacacaaagaaagaagcGAAGAAGAAGCTCctcttcttcgtcttcctcctcgtccagctcttcctcttcctcgtcgTCTTCGTCCTCGAgcgatgaaaagaaaaagaggaggaaaagcaaagcCAAGAAAAAGAAGGCAAAGAAGAAGGACGTGAAgctgaagaaacagaagaagaaggagaggaagaagaacaagaaagagaagctgaagaaaaagaaagagaagaagaagaaagcggAGGTGGTGTTGCCCGGACCTCCAGCAGAGAAACCTCCATCTTACCTGGAGGTGTGGCAGAGTGATGAAGGGGCCGTGGAGCTCGGTCCTG tgatGACAGACGAGCAGAAGGCCCGGCTCTCCACTAAGAGGCCCCTCACCAAAGAGGAGTACGAGGCCAGACAGAGTGTGATACGCAGGGTGGTCGACCCAGAAACAGGACGCACCAG ATTGGTGAGAGGAGAAGGTGAGATCATAGAGGAGATAGTCAGCcgggaaaaacacaaagaaaccaaCAAG CAGGCCACCAAGGGAGACGGGGCGGCCTTCCAGAAGAAACTGGGATTCAACAGGTAG